One region of Flavobacterium pisciphilum genomic DNA includes:
- a CDS encoding tetratricopeptide repeat protein produces the protein MKQIIIVFLLFPTLFWSQTSFEKAQKLFDTQNFDKAEILFKTVLKETPSDLKTIEYLGDIATHNKKWDDAVGYYEKLKQLKPSGANYFYKYGAALGMKALQVSKFKAFGMIDEVRGSFEQAIVLNPKHIEARWALIELNLQLPGIAGGSQSKAIKYSNELLNLSPIDGYLSRGHIDEYFKRYSDAERQYKHAIIVSKSKVSYQMLANLYQKKMNEPTKAKAVLDEYKKNQN, from the coding sequence ATGAAACAAATAATAATTGTCTTTCTTTTATTTCCGACCTTATTCTGGTCGCAAACTAGTTTTGAGAAGGCTCAAAAATTATTTGATACTCAGAATTTTGATAAAGCTGAAATCCTTTTTAAAACGGTTTTAAAAGAAACTCCTTCAGATTTAAAAACGATTGAATATTTAGGAGATATTGCCACTCATAATAAAAAGTGGGATGATGCCGTTGGCTATTATGAAAAGTTAAAGCAATTAAAGCCGTCAGGAGCTAATTATTTTTATAAATATGGAGCAGCTTTAGGAATGAAAGCTTTACAAGTGAGTAAGTTCAAAGCCTTTGGAATGATTGATGAAGTAAGAGGTTCTTTTGAACAAGCAATTGTACTCAATCCAAAACATATAGAAGCACGATGGGCTCTTATAGAATTAAATTTACAACTACCAGGTATTGCTGGTGGTAGTCAGAGCAAGGCCATAAAATATTCAAATGAATTGTTGAATTTATCACCAATAGACGGATATTTGTCCCGAGGGCATATTGACGAGTATTTTAAAAGATACTCTGATGCAGAAAGACAATACAAACATGCAATTATAGTAAGTAAATCTAAAGTGAGTTATCAAATGCTTGCTAACTTGTACCAGAAAAAAATGAATGAACCGACGAAGGCGAAGGCAGTTTTGGATGAGTATAAAAAGAACCAAAATTGA